GCTGGGCGCTGGGCTACACTTCGCTGGGGAGATAGCCTATAAGTACGAAGACCCTCGTGTCTACAATACAACTGGTACTCTCCAAGCGACCCTAGGCTACAAGCATCACTTTAGCTCGCTAGATCTATCGGCTACGCTACATGCGCTCTATCATCGTAAGTATATGAACTTATGGCTCTGGAGACCCTCACAGCAGGACAAGTTCCCGCTAACGTACGGCTTTGGGATGGTGGATGTGCAGAATACTAAAATCTTCTTTGGCACCTCTCGTATGCACTATATGGGTGGTGTGGCAGTAGACCTATTATTAAGGAGTAGACAGCGTGAGTTCGGAGCTCCTCACTATACGCTCTTACTCTCTGACCAACTCTACAAGATGCGGACGGAAGAGTCGTCCGCTGCTGGGCTCTTCGGACTCCTTAATAATAATGTGAGACTGCTCAGTAGTGTGGGGTGGGGCAGGTGTACCTTGGCTCTAGAGAGTAGCATACTACATCGTCTAGGTACCGAGTATATCTATGCGACCCATCAGCCAGACCAAGAGCATCTCACCATCACAGATCTACGCCAGATCGGTCAGCGACAGACCTATCGGCAGTCAGACTACGACGCTCAGCTCAGAGGACGCTATCAGATCCCGCTCTCCTCTAGACATCAGCTAGCTCTCTCCCTCGGCGGGGGCTATCACTATCATCAGGAGCTTTACAAGGGTAGCTCTAATCACATAGACTATAGTGTCGTGAGACCCTGGGCGGGCTGTGACTATCGGTACAGCGATCGTCTCTACACGGCTCTCTCCGTGGCGTATCGTCTACCGCTCTCATCGACTTATGTCGTGGAGCGTGGCTACAAGGATCAGCTCGACTACCAGCTGGCTTACCTGCCTCTACTGAGTAAGCTCAAGTCTGGTCTAGAGCTTAGATGGCATGGTCAGCTAGCCATACCACTGCCACGTAGCCAAGCGATGACCATAGGCGTGGATGCCTTCTACGCTCCTAATCGACTAAGCACAAGACGACCTCTCTACGAGGGTAGGCCGACTACTACCTCGGGTATATTTAGCCATCCAGAGCTGATCGGGGAGCAGGCACGCTCCTACGGAGTGCTCCTCTCCTTGACTTACCATATCTAATTCCTTTGCTTCTGCTCGTCATACCTATGGAGAGCAACTAATAATCCAATAAGCCAACAATAAGCTATGCACAAGTATATACTCTACTTCGTCTTACTCCTTCTACCGCTGACAAGCTTTGCTCAGCAGCGCGAAGCCATCAAGATTACGACAGACAAGAAGATAGGCGAAACCATTACCCTCAATATCATTGCCAATGGAGATATCACCATCGAGGGACTAAAGGGTATCTACGACCCAGCCGAGGATGTCTCTTATGAGATCCAGTCTCAAGAGATTACTTTCACAGGACCGATCACTGACTTCAACGCCAATGGGTGTGGCATTACAGACATAGATTTGTCTCGCGCCTTGTCGCTGGAGTGGCTCGCGATCAATGACAATAAGATACGCAAGCTGAACCTATACTACTGCGACTATCTAGCGCAGCTCCAGTGTGCTAACAATCTTATTAAGGAGTTAGATCTCACGCTAAATGAGCAGCTACAGCAGGTCTTTGTGGACAATAACTATCTCAAGCAACTAGATCTAAGCAACTGCCCACAGCTCTCCACGCTCAATTGTAGTGGCAATATGATCTCCACACTAGACTTTGCTGATTGTCCCTTCCTCAACCAGCTCTTCATCTACTCCAATAGGTTTATGGCCGAAGGGATAGACAGCCTCATCGCTCATCTGCCCAATCTGACACCCAATGCACAGCGAGGCTCCATCGTGGTCTTAAGTAAGGTGGATCCTTACGAGCAGAACACTATCACCCAGGAGCATATCAACCAGCTACAAGCTAAGGGGTGGACCGTCAAGTGTCGTACTAGTAGTGACATCTACCAGCCCTATGACAACAACCTCCCTGCAGATCGCTCGGATCTGTCCTTTACGACCTTTTATCCAGAGATAGAACTCGGCGAGCCTATATCCTTCACCATACGAGTCAAGGAGGGGACGGAGCTCCTCATGCGAGGGGTCAAGGGGGAGTGGCGCAATGGAGAGCGCATCCAGTATATACTAGATAAGCCCGCCATCACAGTGCGAGGAGCTATCGAAGAGATCGTAGCTGACAGCTGTAAGATATCAACGCTCTTTCTGGATCAGCTACCTATTGCTACCCGTCTAAGCTTTGCGGGCAATCAAGTAGAGGATATGTGCTTTAGGGCTATGCCGAGATTGCGCTCTTTCATCTGTAGTCAGGGGCATCTATCAGAGGTGCTCGTGCAGCAGATCGTAGACGGGCTACTGATGATCCCTGAGTCTGAGAGTCCAGCTATACTAGGTATCTATGATGACTCGGTAAGACCTGAGACGAATCAAATGCGCCCCAAGCAAGTCACTGAGGCTAAGGCTAAGAGATGGCAACCCTCCCAGTGGGATGCTTCCTCTCACACATGGATACCCTACGAGGGTAATCACAGAGCATGCGAAGCTCCACTTCAGACGGAGCCTTACCAGTGCTTTGTCGAGGGAGCTGGCATAAGGGTCAGAGGAGCAGAGCTACCCTACAAGACGCTCACCATCTACACGCTAGATGGCACACAGATCTTACAGACTACACTTACTCAAGCTGATAGCTATATACCTCTATCTAAAGGTGTGTACATATTGCGCATAGGTAGTAGTAGCCGTAAGCTCATCATCTGAAGTTGGATTTTTGACTTATCATATCTAATTCCTCTTATGAATATTCTCAAGCAATTATTCTTCCTTGCCTCTCTTGGCATAGCAACCTGCGTCACAGCTCAGAGTACCGCGGAGTCCATAACTATAACTCCTACGGGACAGTATAGCGAACTCACTGGCTATATCTCTGGTGAACAACTGTGGATTGACTTAAATGGCAATAAAACTCTTGACTCTGGCGAAGCTGTCCAGTCTGGTAAGAAGATGGTCAAGGCATTGCAAAACAACCATCTCCCCTTGACAATCTATGGCAAGACGATAACAGAGCTGATACTACAAAACAGTGAGACCCCAGATCAAATCAAAGCCATAGATCTGACCGCAGCGCACTCTCTCACTAAGCTAAACCTCAGGGGAAACCCCATCGTTGGTGAGCTTAGTCTCCAGTCTTGTCCAAGCATTGCTGAGGTCAATCTGAGAGAGACGATGCTAGAAGTGATCAATGCGACAGCTTGCTATTCGCTCACCCATCTATACGCCTCGGATAGTCCTAAGCTTCACAGCCTCCTCCTCTCAGATTGCAATAGACTATCGTGGCTCGAAGCTGATCGATGCGCTCTCCAGAACCCGATACTCAGGGGGGCCATATCGCTTTCCTCCATTCATCTAGATGACAATGAGCTGAAGGAGCTAAATATCCCGATGGCTTGTACCAATCTCAAGGTCGTTAGTGTATCCAATAATCCGAACCTAAAGGAGCTGTCTATCCGTGCACTCGCTACCGTGACTGGGCTCTACGCCTCTCGTTGTGGGCTTACTGCTATAGATCTCTCTCGAGGTGCTCTGCTAGAGAGCGTAGATCTCTCTTGCAATGAGCTTCGCGAGCTTACCCTACATGTCAATCCGACACGCCTCAAGGAGCTTCGGATCTACCAAAACAACTTCTCGTTAGAGCGTATGAAGCAACTCGTGTCTACGCTTCCTGCAGATGATAAGTCTAGAGAGGAGAAGCGTTTCATAGCTATCAATACGCAGGGTATAACGCCCCGAGAGGCAAATGTCTGCTCTAAGAGTGTTGTCTCTCTGGCGAATAGTCTAGGATGGGATGTCTATGACTATCACGGTGGTGTAGAGCAACTTTACGCAGGCTCTAGTGACCCAACGATTGACCCGACCAAGGAAGGATTTATTATTACGACTCAGCAACAACGTGGGGGAGAGCTCTCTCTTGACTTGAAGGGGAGCAATCTCTTTATAGATCTCAATGGCAACAACCTCTGCGACCCTGGTGAGAGTCTTCAGGTGGGACATAATCGCATCACTCTCTCGGAGCGAAACATCGTAACCATCTACGGATCTGACATAACAGAGGTGCGTATCCCCAATGGTCAGCTAAAGGGTGTCGATCTTGCTCAGGCTCCTCATATAGAGTCTCTAGATCTTAGTCATAACCTGCTGGAGTTTGTTGACCTATCTGCACAGCAACAGCTCAAAGAGCTAGACCTAAGTCACAACTACCTGAGAAGCCTCCTGCTACCCTCGCAAGCCCCAATGAACAAGCTCACACTAGCTTTCAATCAAATCTTTTCGATAGAGCTACCCGCCTATCACGATCTGCAGGAGCTTTGGCTTAGCAACAATAGTCTTACCTCCTTTAACCCGCTAGCCCTCAAGTCGCTTCAAGAGCTACATGTTGAAGTCAATAAGATAGATCTCATAGCAATGCGAGATCTAGTCTCACAGCTACCTACCAAGGCGACCTCAGAGACTAAGGGTAAGCTGTACGCAGTTGATACCACTGCCCCCGATGAGGGTAATCATATCTCCAAGAGTATGGTCACCACAGCACGTTCCAATGGATGGTCGGTCTACAATGGCCAGACAGCTGATTACGAGGGCGAGCCTGACCAAAAGCTCGGAGAGCGTGCCGAGCGTATTGTCATAACTGTCAGCTCCGAGGATTCCACGCTACTCTCATTCTTCCCTAAAGGGGAGGATTGCTGGGTTGATCTCAATGGCAACGATAGCTATGACCTAGGTGAGGAGATTGACGCAAGCGCAGGACGTAAGCATCAGATTAGGGTCGGCAGTAAGCAGACCTTCGTACTCTATGGTCGGCAGATTACAGAGTTGCGGATCAATGACCAAGCACATGTTTCTAAGGTAGATGCCTCCGAGGCTCACTCGATAGAGCTACTATGGGTTCGAGACAACGACCTATCGGAGATTATACTGCCTAAAGGCAAGACACTCAAAAATCTAGATCTCTCCAATAATAAGCTCTCTGGAGATATAGACCTGCGTCCCTACACTGCTCTTGAGGAGCTATTTCTAGTCACCAACGCTTATCAGGGCGTTGCTGTGTCGGGGTTGCAGCAACTAAAGGTCCTATCTCTGAGCGAGAACAAGCTCTCTACGATAGACCTTACAGGTTGTGATAACCTGCAGGAACTGTACCTAGCATCTAATCAATTCGCAAGCGTGGACTGTAGTCACCTCCACAAGCTGGAGACGCTTTCGGTCTTTAGAAATCAGATCAAGCGTCAAGCTATGCAGCAACTCATTGATGCCCTAAACGACATCGCTCCATCGTCCAAGATACGTGGCAAAATCTTCAACGTCCTCTATGTCACCAGAGATGGTCAGCCATCTCTAGAGGAACACAACGAGCTGACGCCAGAGCAGATCAAGCAGGCCGAGCAGAAGCAGTGGACCGTCAATGGCTGGAAGGAGGGTGGTGGCGTCACCGTCATCACAGCTCTTCAAGAGTGTGTCACTCCATCAGTGGATGCCTTGACTTGGTACCCGATAGAGAGTGGATGGGTCATTGCTCCACAGCATCTAGATGGTACGGCTATCCTCTCCGTCTTCTCACTCGATGGGGCACTGATATATAGAGGTCTTGCTGATCAAACGCTTGAGATACACACGCCACTTCATAAGGCTTTGTTAGTCTATGGAGATCTGCGCTATCTACTGATACGATGAGAGACTTATAGACAACTATATCATAACTTACATTTCAACAAATACAATCTATGACAAAACGAATACTTTACCCGATTGTCTTTGCCCTGCTGCTCCTTTTGGGAGGATGGGGCAGTAAGGCAAGCGGTCAGTCTAGCGGAGCGACTTATGCCGTCCGCTACACCCTGCCCAAGGGGGTCTCTGCCCTAAGATGTGTTACCTACTTCCCCCCAGAGGGCAAGGTGGTAGTAACATCAGGACGCAAGATTCCTGCGGGCGTACAGCTCACCTTTACGGCAACTGTAGAGGATGGCTATGAGATCGACCACTGGATGGTCAATGGTGAGCTCGCCCAGCATGAGCCTGAGGGCTATGGCGGTGCTAAGATGATGGAGATGGAGATGCCCGAAGAGGACATCGATGTCGTCATCGTGATGAAGGAGCCTGAGACGGCTACAGATGAATGCACAGTCACATTAGAGAGTTCCGCAGGAGGACATCTCACGGCTTTCTATGTCGATAGGGATCCATTCACTCAAGAAGAAGATAAGGTTTATGTATATAATGGCGATCCCGTACCTAAGAACATCACGCTCGAAGTGAATGCGATACCTGATATGGGGGCAAAGATCGGTAAGTGGTACCTAGATGATGTCGCTATAAGTGGATCAGAGGGGAGCACTCGACAGACCTTTGTAATTCGTAAGGATACAAAGATTAAAGTAGACTTTGAGTCTTCAGGACAGAGCTTTGAGGGGGTCGTCTTTACATTCCAAGAGGACACTCCCGAGGGCACCATTACTGCCTATTACGAGGATGACAACTTCAATCACAAAGCCTTCCACTCGGGAGATAAAGTCCCTATGGGTAAGATGGCTTACTTCACTGCTACCCCAAAAGCGGGTTACGAATTT
The sequence above is a segment of the Porphyromonas vaginalis genome. Coding sequences within it:
- a CDS encoding DUF6850 family outer membrane beta-barrel protein codes for the protein MYLHAFTHSSLSIRSFALCLLLLGYVAVTKAQTPASPFIIGQGEVYSSALQRYYAEITPRVEDKLAKVRYTIPTEIPQDTTYALVGLRSNYLSQDGVRAPYEGATETAGELVAMGVANFKHRGRLSGYVSVGLGYQGTIGYSAIRQPEYYLPYLVADTSGGDYRYEHYIAGALYALRRGASELGAGLHFAGEIAYKYEDPRVYNTTGTLQATLGYKHHFSSLDLSATLHALYHRKYMNLWLWRPSQQDKFPLTYGFGMVDVQNTKIFFGTSRMHYMGGVAVDLLLRSRQREFGAPHYTLLLSDQLYKMRTEESSAAGLFGLLNNNVRLLSSVGWGRCTLALESSILHRLGTEYIYATHQPDQEHLTITDLRQIGQRQTYRQSDYDAQLRGRYQIPLSSRHQLALSLGGGYHYHQELYKGSSNHIDYSVVRPWAGCDYRYSDRLYTALSVAYRLPLSSTYVVERGYKDQLDYQLAYLPLLSKLKSGLELRWHGQLAIPLPRSQAMTIGVDAFYAPNRLSTRRPLYEGRPTTTSGIFSHPELIGEQARSYGVLLSLTYHI